The Hemicordylus capensis ecotype Gifberg chromosome 11, rHemCap1.1.pri, whole genome shotgun sequence genome includes the window CCACCTCGAAACAGTGCTGGGTGCAAGGAGGTGGGTTGGCTGATGTCATCCAATGAGGGTTGCCGCATTCTGGCTTTCAGGGCAcctaatttacatattatgtaaattggcttggaaatgaacattttgctccataactcagtttctacaagggctagctttaaaaaagaaaaaaatgaaagctcAAATCCGGGCatatctgggtgggctaagcaatctgggtgagatgctgaAAATCCGGATGaaaccccctttgctaagtagggtctgccctggttgcatttgaatggatgattgtgtgtgtgagcactgcaacatcttcccctgaggggatggggccgctctggaaagagcaccttcaggcttgcatgcagaaggttcccagttccctccctggcatctccaagacagtcATCTTGGCACCTGCCTGTTAAGAAAGTGAGATTTTCATGCCTTTTTGCAAGGCTGCAATTAATGTGGTCAGTCACATTATTGTGCAGATCTGGTCTATGGCCTCTACCTGTTACACTCGCACCTGGGATAGTGAACAGGCTCACCCATCTTTCACTCCCGTTTCCAAAGCCAATTTAAGAACACACAGAACACACCGCACACAACTGGAAGTGTCCAAAGCACGTGTCTCACCTCCACTCCATAGATCAGTGTGCAGAGAGGACATCTACATTTCCTGCCATGCAGTAGAACCTCTTTGCCCACATGAGGCAAATATGAGGAACAGCTCATATTTCACGCCACCTCACCTACTCGCAGTTTCCAGGCCATGCCCATGAATAAGCTCTCAATTGTTCCCCTGGGGCTTGAACCCTcccaaaagctttctggaaggcCTGTTACGGCATCACGGATGGAGCCGTAACTCAGAGGTGGAGCAACTGctctgcacgcagaaggccccagctttagtccttgacagcatctccagtCCATCTTTGGGAcagactcttgtctgaaatcttggagagctgttgtcagtgtagaccaggagctttttcagacggcaactttactttgggaggataGGTGTGTGTTCGCATATTGGCCAGATTCACCCCCGAAGCGCGTGCAGTATTTCAGAGCACATCACACACGATTCAGGGTTTtccctctgtattggaacctagcccaatttatgtccagggtttccaaaaaaaaaaaaaaaaaaagcctctgtttgcatcagagtatctgttatgccccgaacttgcagtaaagcctacgGTCTGAAAAAGCCTCCAGGAGTTTCccacctgtggccctccagatgttgctgaactacaactcccatcatctccagctacaataaactaactgaggatgatgggcactgtagttcaaccacatctggaggaccacaggttagAAATGCCTGGtgcagacagtactaagctagatggggcagttagctagctagctagctaactgCACCACCACCCTTAATCAAGAGGAGTTAAGGTGATCTGGTGATAGCAGGCAGAAGCCAGCACCCCAAGCAAGCCCGCAGTCAGCTGACCCTGTTCCCACTCCACAGGTATCTCTTTCATGAAAGCTAAGCTCCCCGCTGCTTGATTTTCTTTACCTTGAAGAACAGTAAAAGAAGCACTCtctctggaggagagctggtcttgtggtagcaagcatgacttgtctccttagctaagcagggtccgccctggttgcatatgaatgggagacttgatgtgtgcgcactggaagagattcccctcaggggatggagccaccgctctgggaagagcatctcagttccccaagttccctccctagcagcatctccaggatagggctgagagagattccagcctgcaaccttggagaagccgctgccagtctgggttgacaataccgagctagatggaccaagggtctgactcggtaatgtggcagcttcctatgtttaacaGTTGAGCCCACTTGCCATTTAAATGGGAAGTGTGTCATGGCTACTGTGTTTAAGACTGTCGTCCTGAGAGATTGGAGCAGCCACTGCTTATACACACAGCATGGCATGATTCTCTATGACACCCTGTAAGAAGGTCAGACTCCTTAAACTGAAAGGGGAAAGCTCAACTCTTAAGGGACAGGGAAAGCTTGGTCAGCTATGGAGGTGAACGAATGAACAGATTTATTAATCATTTATTACAAGGTGATTTCTCACCAACTAAAGCCATTGCATACTAGTCCGATCTAGCCTTGGATAGATCCACAGGGGCAAATTCTGCAATCCAGTAGCCCATCACGTTTGGTGGGATTGTACTTAAGTCCATATCTCATTTTCagccaaaaaaaccaaacaaacaactaacagattgtgcaaaaagCCCCACCCACCACCTCATTGCTACAGTGAGTCCCAATTTAGATTCTTACTCCTCTACGAGAACCGGTAAAGAGGCTTTACTTTGACCAGTATAAGAGCACCCGTGACCTATTTGGCTTCTCCCCctttgagggtggggtgggggcagcaatcAACTTTCCACAGATGTGCATCTTTCCAAACGAACGGCCAGGTGTGCACCCAGCTTTGATCTGGCCTCCCCTTTTTTTGCACCCAGATTTACTGTCTACCTTTGGTTGGCTACTGTTCAGTAGCTTCTCTCCCCCTCTGCAATTGTGCGTGGCAGAAAGAGGAGAATATAagctgttggagcaggagagagacagagagagaaagaaacggGTCAGAAAATGTGCATGATCCCTAGGGTTACTGTAGTGCTTGGGTGTGCAATATCCTTGTTTAGGAAACCCACCACCAAAGAACAACTAAGGCATTGTGGACATCAGAATCTTGAGTTGCCCACCCCCACCTGTGACCGTGACATTTAGTGCAGGCCTTGGCTTCTACCTGTCCTTAGCCACTGTTGAAATGTGCAAAGCCCTTGAAGCTCATCTCAGACCCAAAGACAGAGAGGTCTCCATCACGGAACAAGCATCAACATCCCAAAGTGGGGGCGGAGGCTTCTACGCCCAACCGGTCAATCCTCTTTGCTCGGTTCCAGGCGGAGGCGTTCAGCAGGGGAAGCCGAGAGAGAGAAGACGACCGAAGGAAAGCTAACTCCCCACCCTGGAGGGAAGTCATACGGGCTTGTCCAAAGTCTTGGGGAACGTGGCTCCGCTGGCCGAGGAGGAGATCTTCCTACAGACCGTGTTGGTGTGGTTCTGGCAGCGGCAGCCAGGCCGTTTGAGGGCATCATAGCCCCACTCGCAAAGTTTGAGGCACCCCAAGGTAGGAAAGTAGCAGCACAGACAAGGCATGAGCACAGAGAGGAAGCTCATGGCCACCCAGCGGGCGCAGCAGGAGCCTGGGCCACAGGAGCAGGGGTCATCCGCCGAGGTGTCCTCGTCGTCCGAGGAGCAGTGGTAGAAGATGCCCTTGACACAGCAGAGGCAGGTCCCGTAGTCAATGATCTTCTCTGGCGAGCAGAGGCAGCGCTGGTTGCAAAGCCAACAGGAGGGCAGGCTGCGGGCGGCAGCACAGCGGATACATTTGCAGCGGCCACATTCCTCGCAGATGAAGAGGTGGCCCGAATGGAAGGGGGGTGCTTTCTCCGCCGCCCCTTTCGGCAGCTCCTCGGGCTTCAGGTCAGCGGCCCGGGGCTGCATCCGGATGAGCGAGTGCCCAGAATGAGACGGTGTGAGCCCTCCCAGGAGCCTCTGCTCCGAGGCGGCTGTGCTGTGGGAGAGGGAGCTGGCGGTACTGGAATGGCTCAGCGGTGGCTGGAGAGGCAGCCCTTGGTGGGCCTGGCTGTGATGCAGGTCGTGGAAGACGGAAGACACCAGGCACTCCTGAGCTATCTCGTGCTTGGATGGGGACGGGATGGAGTGAGCTTGCttgcaggaggaggcaggccTTTCCACGTAGTCGTTGCTTGCCCGGATGGCGCGGATCTGGTCGATTGAGAGGACCTGCTGGAAGTCCTCGGCCACCGGGTCCACGGTCTCCTCAGGGCTATGCTCAGCTGCGCTGGATGAGAAGGGCATCCTGGGAAAGGAGGGAGGCTCGTGTCAACAGGGAACATCAGAAGATCCtgcaggagaagggaaggaagcAAAACGCCACCTTTAATCACAATGGGAAGAGGCCCGAGAGACAggcaaggggaggaagggaaACTGAAGAACCCTAAACTCTACTGACAGCCCCAGCTCAAGAATGTTTCGGCGCCAGGAGGGAAGCTGTATCCTGTAAGGGGTTGAAAGCAAGGCCAAGTTGGCACAACCAAGTCCATCAGGCCTATTTTTAAGTGGCCTGTATCCCAGAATCTTGGAAACTTCATTGTCGTTTCCCAGACCTTGACCTTTGGGCAAGGAGGTCCTAAAAAGTGGGGGGAACCACTTGGTCAAGGCCCCAAACATCACAGGCAACACTCATCACCCACTGCCTTGGATTTCACACGATCCCCTTCTTCTGTGCTGGACTGTGTGAAGCAACTGATGGGGAGAACGAACAACAAGCTGAGTTGTCTGTAACTCTTGCTTATGTCATTCTTTAGAAATCTCTCAGCAGCTTCTACGGAGTGCCTGTTGGTCCTACTTGGAGACTGATCCAAGGCACACCAATGCTGTCGCTGCTACTGGACCATTAACTAACCAGGAAGTGATTACTGGTGTGTTCATAAATATACACTGAAATGCATCCTAAGACATCCCCTTCAGCCACGGGTGTCTGGGGGCAGGCAAAAGGGGGCAGTCCCCTCTCCccctgaattcaatggggcatactcccaggcaGGGGAGtataggattgctggctttgccccccaCCATGGGAAAAAGTCCTGAGGACAGTCATGCCTTCAGTAGTGACCTAGAACAgggttcttcactgtaaggcttGGGgtccagtggtggcccccatggACCCCAAGTGTGGCTCCCAGATGAATTGTTAATTGGGccagtgtgaagcttcagccaaagctgaatactcagcACAGTCTCCCTAGCACCATGAGAAGGTGActattcccaccatgcagtgctgcactttgcccggggggggggacactcctttaagggaaacaaagccctcttgagccctggcgccatcttggaaggtgtgcacggagtgctgggaagtgtagcccttcctagtgcttttctcctagagctcttcagagagggctccgtttctcttaaaaagccctcccagtagggatgtgcaaacaggttcgatatCGATATCAAACCTGTTTGGTCTGACAGTCTGTTTTGAACCAAACACCCCCGGGTTCAGCATCAGACCAAACCCCCAACCCCACCTGGCTGTTTGGGGAGGGCAGGTTTGCAATCTTTT containing:
- the SPRY3 gene encoding protein sprouty homolog 3 translates to MPFSSSAAEHSPEETVDPVAEDFQQVLSIDQIRAIRASNDYVERPASSCKQAHSIPSPSKHEIAQECLVSSVFHDLHHSQAHQGLPLQPPLSHSSTASSLSHSTAASEQRLLGGLTPSHSGHSLIRMQPRAADLKPEELPKGAAEKAPPFHSGHLFICEECGRCKCIRCAAARSLPSCWLCNQRCLCSPEKIIDYGTCLCCVKGIFYHCSSDDEDTSADDPCSCGPGSCCARWVAMSFLSVLMPCLCCYFPTLGCLKLCEWGYDALKRPGCRCQNHTNTVCRKISSSASGATFPKTLDKPV